Proteins encoded by one window of Phytohabitans houttuyneae:
- a CDS encoding ABC transporter permease, whose amino-acid sequence MTAVQALRGEWTKLRTLQSTGWLLFGLVASTVGLSAVTAWGIPTDCLDPELGCREDLARSSLTGVYLAQLAVVVLATLAVTAEYGTQTIRATSAAEPRRGLVFAAKATVVTALVGAAGAVGVLGALAAGRPLLSGNGFTTAAGYPPLSLGDGPTLRAAGGTVLYLVLVGLLSLGLGMALRHTPAALATVLSALFVWPIAASLLSGRWAERVTRYAPMKAGLSIQATERLDDLPIGPWHGLGLLAAYAAATLVAGAILFKVRDA is encoded by the coding sequence GTGACCGCGGTACAGGCTCTGCGCGGGGAGTGGACGAAGCTGCGCACGCTGCAGAGCACCGGGTGGCTGCTGTTCGGTCTTGTCGCGAGCACGGTCGGCCTGAGCGCGGTGACGGCGTGGGGCATCCCGACCGACTGCCTCGATCCGGAGCTGGGCTGCCGCGAGGATCTGGCCCGGAGCAGCCTCACCGGCGTGTACCTGGCGCAGCTCGCGGTCGTGGTGCTGGCCACGCTCGCGGTGACCGCCGAGTACGGCACGCAGACCATCCGGGCCACCTCGGCCGCGGAGCCCCGGCGTGGCCTCGTCTTCGCGGCCAAGGCGACCGTCGTCACCGCCCTGGTCGGTGCGGCCGGCGCGGTGGGAGTGCTCGGTGCGCTGGCCGCCGGCCGCCCACTCCTGTCCGGCAACGGCTTCACCACGGCAGCCGGCTACCCGCCGCTCTCGCTGGGCGACGGGCCGACCCTGCGAGCGGCCGGCGGCACGGTGCTCTACCTGGTGCTCGTGGGCCTGCTCAGCCTCGGCCTCGGCATGGCGCTGCGGCACACGCCGGCCGCGCTCGCCACAGTGCTGAGCGCCCTGTTCGTGTGGCCGATCGCCGCATCGCTGCTCTCGGGCAGGTGGGCCGAGCGGGTGACCAGGTACGCCCCGATGAAAGCCGGCCTCTCCATCCAGGCGACCGAGCGCCTGGACGACCTGCCGATCGGCCCGTGGCACGGCTTGGGCCTGCTCGCGGCGTACGCGGCGGCCACGCTCGTGGCGGGCGCGATCCTCTTCAAAGTCCGCGACGCGTGA
- a CDS encoding thioredoxin domain-containing protein, with the protein MNRLGSATSPYLLQHADNPVDWWPWSEEAFEEARRRDVPVLISVGYAACHWCHVMAHESFENEGVGQLMNANFVSIKVDREERPDVDAVYMTATQAMTGQGGWPMTVFATPEGQPFFCGTYFPRANFVRLLESVTTAWRDQREAVLEQGAAVVQAVAGAQAVGGPTTPLTAEVLDAAAVQLAKEQDQTHGGFGGAPKFPPHMNLLFLLRYHQRTGSATSLELVRHTAEAMARGGIYDQLAGGFARYSVDATWTVPHFEKMLYDNALLLRVYAHLWRLTGDELAGRVAAETAAFLLDGLGTPEGGLASALDADTDGVEGATYAWTPAQLREALGDEDGAWAADLFAVTEAGTFEHGTSVLRLARDIDGADPAVVERWTRVRARLREAREQRPQPARDDKVVAAWNGLALTALAEHAMISDDGVTAQAAQRIAAVLAERHIVDGRLRRVSRAGVVGEPAGVLEDYGAVAEGFCAVHQLTGEGRWLEVAGQVLDAALAHFAAPNGGFYDTADDAERLVARPADPTDNATPSGLSAMVAALTSYTALSGQTRYREAAEAALATVAPIVDKHPRFTGYAAATGEALLSGPYEVAIVAGEGGADELLQAARQYAPPGAVVVAGASDQPGVPLLADRPALGGRPTAYVCRGFVCDRPVTDAGELVAQLGGTRT; encoded by the coding sequence GTGAACCGGCTCGGGAGTGCCACCTCGCCGTACCTGCTTCAGCACGCTGACAACCCGGTCGACTGGTGGCCGTGGAGCGAGGAGGCCTTCGAGGAGGCGCGGCGGCGGGACGTGCCGGTGCTGATCTCGGTTGGCTACGCGGCCTGCCACTGGTGCCACGTCATGGCGCACGAGTCGTTCGAAAACGAGGGCGTCGGCCAGCTCATGAACGCAAACTTCGTCTCCATCAAGGTGGATCGCGAGGAGCGGCCCGACGTCGACGCGGTCTACATGACGGCCACCCAGGCGATGACCGGGCAGGGCGGGTGGCCGATGACGGTCTTCGCCACGCCGGAGGGGCAGCCGTTCTTCTGCGGCACGTACTTCCCACGCGCCAACTTCGTCCGGCTCCTGGAGAGCGTCACCACCGCGTGGCGCGACCAGCGCGAGGCGGTGCTGGAGCAGGGCGCCGCGGTGGTGCAGGCGGTCGCCGGAGCCCAGGCCGTGGGCGGGCCGACCACGCCGCTGACCGCCGAGGTGCTCGACGCCGCGGCGGTACAGCTCGCGAAGGAGCAGGACCAGACGCACGGTGGCTTCGGCGGCGCACCGAAGTTTCCACCGCACATGAACCTGCTCTTCCTGCTCCGCTACCACCAGCGCACCGGCTCGGCGACAAGCCTTGAGCTCGTGCGGCACACCGCCGAGGCGATGGCCCGGGGCGGCATCTACGACCAGCTCGCCGGCGGGTTCGCCCGCTACTCGGTGGACGCCACCTGGACCGTGCCGCACTTCGAGAAGATGCTCTACGACAACGCGCTGCTTCTGCGGGTGTACGCGCATCTGTGGCGGCTGACCGGCGACGAGCTGGCCGGGCGGGTGGCGGCCGAGACGGCGGCGTTCCTGCTCGACGGGCTCGGCACGCCGGAGGGTGGCCTCGCCTCCGCCCTCGACGCGGACACCGACGGTGTGGAAGGCGCGACCTACGCGTGGACGCCGGCCCAGCTGCGGGAGGCGCTGGGCGACGAAGACGGCGCGTGGGCGGCAGACCTCTTCGCGGTGACCGAGGCGGGCACATTCGAGCACGGCACGAGCGTGCTGCGGCTGGCCCGCGACATCGACGGGGCGGATCCGGCCGTGGTCGAGCGCTGGACCCGCGTGCGCGCCCGGCTGCGCGAGGCGCGCGAGCAGCGCCCGCAGCCGGCCCGCGACGACAAGGTGGTCGCCGCGTGGAACGGGCTGGCCCTCACCGCCCTCGCCGAGCACGCGATGATCAGCGACGACGGGGTGACCGCGCAGGCGGCCCAGCGCATCGCGGCGGTACTCGCCGAGCGGCACATCGTCGACGGCCGGCTGCGGCGGGTGTCGCGGGCCGGCGTGGTGGGTGAGCCGGCGGGCGTGCTGGAGGACTACGGCGCGGTGGCCGAGGGCTTCTGCGCGGTACACCAGCTGACCGGCGAGGGGCGCTGGCTGGAGGTGGCCGGTCAGGTGCTCGACGCGGCGCTGGCCCACTTCGCCGCGCCCAACGGTGGTTTCTACGACACGGCCGACGACGCGGAACGCCTTGTGGCGCGCCCGGCCGACCCGACCGACAACGCCACGCCGTCCGGCCTGTCCGCGATGGTGGCGGCCCTGACCTCGTACACGGCGCTGAGCGGGCAGACGCGGTACCGGGAGGCCGCCGAGGCGGCGCTGGCCACCGTGGCGCCGATCGTGGACAAGCATCCGCGCTTCACCGGGTACGCGGCGGCGACCGGCGAGGCGCTGCTCTCCGGCCCGTACGAGGTCGCGATCGTGGCCGGCGAGGGCGGCGCGGACGAGCTGCTCCAGGCCGCCCGCCAGTACGCCCCGCCCGGCGCCGTGGTCGTCGCCGGCGCGTCCGACCAGCCCGGAGTGCCGCTGCTCGCGGACCGGCCGGCGCTCGGCGGGCGCCCCACGGCGTACGTGTGCCGCGGCTTCGTCTGCGACCGCCCCGTCACCGATGCCGGTGAACTCGTGGCTCAGCTCGGCGGCACCCGGACGTAG
- a CDS encoding ABC transporter permease subunit, translating into MLYVTTEYKTGMIRTTLTASPRRGRVLVAKALVLGAVTFACGLVASVASLLGTRPIQRDSGYVAPYYPDPSFTDGAVLRAVFGTAAFLALMALLGLGLGAIIRRTAGAVIVVLALAVVPGVASLLLPLDGEKWVERITPLAGLAMQHTRDRWDNWVSPWPGFAVACGYVVVALVAGVLLVRRRDTA; encoded by the coding sequence GTGCTGTACGTGACCACCGAGTACAAGACCGGCATGATCCGCACGACGCTCACCGCCAGCCCGCGCCGCGGCCGGGTGCTCGTCGCGAAGGCGCTGGTCCTCGGTGCGGTCACGTTCGCCTGCGGCCTTGTCGCCAGCGTCGCCTCCCTGCTCGGCACCCGACCGATCCAGCGCGACAGCGGGTACGTCGCTCCCTACTACCCGGATCCGTCGTTCACCGACGGGGCGGTGCTGCGCGCGGTGTTCGGCACGGCGGCGTTCCTGGCCCTCATGGCGCTGCTCGGCCTCGGCCTCGGCGCGATCATCCGCCGTACCGCCGGTGCGGTGATCGTGGTCCTCGCCCTCGCCGTGGTGCCCGGCGTCGCCAGCTTGCTCCTGCCCCTCGACGGTGAAAAGTGGGTGGAGCGGATCACGCCGCTCGCCGGCCTCGCGATGCAGCATACCCGCGACCGGTGGGACAACTGGGTGAGTCCCTGGCCGGGCTTCGCGGTCGCCTGCGGGTACGTGGTCGTCGCGCTGGTCGCGGGTGTACTGCTGGTCCGGCGGCGGGACACCGCGTGA